In Deferribacterota bacterium, the genomic window TTCCAATTACAAGCCATCCAGCAGCCCTACTTGCTAGAAAATAGTCTGTATCAGTTTCTTGTTTTATATAAACAACCCAAAATATTATTGCAAACAGCCCAATGAAAGATAAAACCAATACAATCCAATCTAATAAACCAAATGCAACCATTTTCAACTCCTATAATTTTTATTTTAATTCAAACTCATAAATAATCTTTTGATTATAGGTGTCATTAGGTCTCAAAACAGCTGATGGAAAATGACCTATGTTAGGTGTATTTGGAAAATGTTGTGGTTCTAAACAAAAGGCTGAGTGTTTATTATAATGCATTCCAGATTTACCACTCATATTACCATCTAAGAAATTGCCTGTATAAAATTGAACACCAGGTTGCGTTGTATATAACTTCATTTTTATATGTGTATCAGGATCATAAACAGAAGCAGCTAAAGCTAATTCATCTTGCAGTTTATCTAATACATAGTTGTGATCATAACCAGGATCTAGTTTTTCAATATTCTTACCTATAGCGTGTGGTGAAGTAAAATCAAAGGGTGTATCTACAACTTTTAATATCTCTCCTGTTGGTATAAGGTTATCATTTACTGGGGTATAAAACTTTGCATTTATCTTAATAATATGATCTAATATATCAGTTTTACTGCCCTCTCCATTTAGGTTAAAATAGCTGTGATTTGTTAGATTTACTACATTGGCTTTATCTGTTGTCGCTTTATAAGCTATTTCTAATCTATTATCATTAGTTAATGTGTAGATTACTTCTGTTTTTAGATTACCAGGATAACCTTCTTCCATATCTTTACTAAGATAAGTAAGTTTTACCCCTGATTTATTTTCTTTCTTAATAACCTCTGAATTCCATAATCGTTTGTTAAAGCCTTTGTTGCCACCATGTAAATGATTTATATTATTATCATTCTTCGCTAGTTTATAGGTTTTACCATCTAGTCTAAACTCACCATTTGCAATCCTATTGGCATATCTGCCAATTGTTGCACCAAAATAAAATGTATCCTTTAGATATCCTTCTAGAGAATCATAACCTAATACAATATCAATTGGATTACCTTCTTTGTCTGGAACCTTTAATGATTTTAGTATCGCTCCATATTCAATTATTTCAGCAGATAAACCATTAGAATTTGTTAATGTATACATTCTTACATTCTTGCCATTTAAAGTACCAAAAACAGATTGTTCTACCTTTACTTGAGACATTAGTGCACCTCCTGAGATCATTCTTGAAATAAATAAAAATATTAATATGAATCTTAATGCCTTATTGATAGCTTTAGAGCCCATAAGACTATCACCTCCTACAAAAAATAAATAAAAATTAAAATTAAATTTTGTAAGTTAACGTTAACACTCACTATTATTCATATACCAGATTTTTATTTTAATTGTCAAGTAAAATTTACAATTTATATAAAATTTTTATTTAAACAATTTCGAGGATTACAATATATAATGAATTATTAAGCAGTTTTATAAATTATTTAATATATAAATAGAATAATTAGAAAATTAATCTTATTACAACGAATAGAAATACTCTAAATTTTCCTTTATAACAATATTTATAGGCAAAAAAATTTTACTCTTTATGCTCTCTTTAAGGCAAATATACCTATACAATGAATATATTCCCTCATATCCTTGTTTATATGGATCTTGATCAATTATAAAATCTATTAAACCTTTTTTTAGATAATACTTATTCTCTTCTAGCAAATCATACCCTATAAGGTATATTTTTTTATTAACCTTCTCTATTGATTTGGCAGCCATATAGGTTAGTGCTGTAGGAAAAAATATTCCTTCAATATCTAAATTATTTTTTATAATTTTATCTATGCTTTTAAATATATCCTCTGTGGTGCTATAGCCCTTAATATTGTGTACCTGTACATTTTTTTTATCTTGCTTAAAATAATCTACAAAACCTTTGACACGCTCATTTATATGATAATCTTCAGGTATCAATTTAAAGGTTATAATCTTCGATAAATCATCTAATAAATAATGCATAAGTTTGCCAGCAACAAAACCCCCCATATAGGGGTCTTGCCCTATGAATGAAAGTTGATTACTATCAGGTAGGTATGAATCAAAAAAAACATAAGGGGTATCTTTAGGTATCTTGTCTATTAGCTTTGAAACAGTCTCAAATAAAACAGGTGCTATCAATAAGCCATTATAGCCTAAAGTGATAATCTTATTAAAAGTTTTATCAAATGAAGTAACACTATATTTATCATAAAAATATATATCAATTGAAGTATTAACCCTAACTAGCTCCCTTTGAGCTTTTTTAATGCCTTTAAATGGTATATTCCAATATCCCCCATCTTGCGTATATTCAGGCATTAATACTGCAAACTTATATTTTATACCTTTCTTTAACTGACTTGCAAAAATATTGGGCTTATAATCATATTTTTCTATAATTTCCCTTACTTTTTTTTCTGTCTCTTTGGCTACTCTCCCTCTATTATGTAAAACCCTATCAACAGTACCTATTGAAACACCCGCTAGTTTAGCTATTTCTTTTATGGTTATCATATTGTAGCATTTTATATTTTATTTTATTTAATATCAATCTAATTTATTATTAAAATATTTATATAAATTATTGATTTAATATAGATAACTTAAGTTAATTTCATAGTTTAATAATATATTTATAGGATTCTTATAATCAATTTAATGAAGTCATTTTAGACCAAAAATCTATAAAACAATTTTTAATCCCACCCCTATCAAACTTACCGGCATAAGATTATATTTCATTTTCGGCAAAATCTTTTGTAGCTTATTATATAATTTTAAATCCTTTAAATTAAATCAAACTTCACAGGCTATAACTTAATTTTATATTTTTTTAATATTATGTTTATTTTCCGGTAATAAATTTTACCTTTGTTAAGATTTAAAAATAACCATACCCCTAAAAAAGGGGTATGATTATAAAGAAGTTAAGGTTATTATTGTTTAACTGCAAAAATTAATTACACAATTTTAAATTAATTCTATTTTTTGTTAATTTTATCTTCCTGGCTACTATAGTTACTTTTTGTCGTTTTTATACTAATATCATTTGTATTTTCTGCTTCCTTATCTGTTTTGTTATTAGTCGGTGTTTTATTATTATACGCATTTTTAGCTTGAGCTGAGAGATCTAAAGAATCTACATTTGAATTTACAGGATTCTTATTTGTCATATTATTTTTATCACCTGCATACATTGAATTTGAAACTGGATTTACACTACCACTTTTTGTATTTATAGTAGTTGCCTGCGGGGTTATATTGTCTTTGGAATTAATCTTTACATCTGAGGACTTTTGTGAACTTTTTTGCAAGTAATCACTTCCTTTAATATTATTTCCATTAATTGGATCTACTGTCATATCTTCCTCCTTCTGCTTTTATAATTATGACGATTATCTCAATAAAAAGTTCATATTTATTAAAATGTTCTTACTTATAACTATCTCCCGCTTCGCAAGTTAAAGTTTTCCTATTTATACGCCAATCCTCTGCTTCGCAAGTCAGATTTTCCGCATCCCCACACCAATCCTCTGACTTCGCAAGTCAGATTTACCGAGCACTTAAGTTTAAGTGCTATGGCAGATTTCACCTTCATTCCTTCAACTTCGCAAGTTAGAATTTTAATGATGGTGATGGTAAAGCGCCTGTTTTTGGTCAAG contains:
- a CDS encoding aldose epimerase family protein → MGSKAINKALRFILIFLFISRMISGGALMSQVKVEQSVFGTLNGKNVRMYTLTNSNGLSAEIIEYGAILKSLKVPDKEGNPIDIVLGYDSLEGYLKDTFYFGATIGRYANRIANGEFRLDGKTYKLAKNDNNINHLHGGNKGFNKRLWNSEVIKKENKSGVKLTYLSKDMEEGYPGNLKTEVIYTLTNDNRLEIAYKATTDKANVVNLTNHSYFNLNGEGSKTDILDHIIKINAKFYTPVNDNLIPTGEILKVVDTPFDFTSPHAIGKNIEKLDPGYDHNYVLDKLQDELALAASVYDPDTHIKMKLYTTQPGVQFYTGNFLDGNMSGKSGMHYNKHSAFCLEPQHFPNTPNIGHFPSAVLRPNDTYNQKIIYEFELK
- a CDS encoding substrate-binding domain-containing protein — encoded protein: MITIKEIAKLAGVSIGTVDRVLHNRGRVAKETEKKVREIIEKYDYKPNIFASQLKKGIKYKFAVLMPEYTQDGGYWNIPFKGIKKAQRELVRVNTSIDIYFYDKYSVTSFDKTFNKIITLGYNGLLIAPVLFETVSKLIDKIPKDTPYVFFDSYLPDSNQLSFIGQDPYMGGFVAGKLMHYLLDDLSKIITFKLIPEDYHINERVKGFVDYFKQDKKNVQVHNIKGYSTTEDIFKSIDKIIKNNLDIEGIFFPTALTYMAAKSIEKVNKKIYLIGYDLLEENKYYLKKGLIDFIIDQDPYKQGYEGIYSLYRYICLKESIKSKIFLPINIVIKENLEYFYSL